The Polyangium spumosum region GGCGCCTGAAGACACCTCCAGCGCGCCCGGCTGACGCGTTCGATCACTCCCGCACCCGCACCACCCCGAGCCTCGCCCCCGCCTCGATCACCCGCTTCGTGATCACCATCCCCTCCCCGCGCCGGTCGAGGTGCCTCGGAATGAGCCCTCGATCGAGCGCCTCCCGGAGCTCGGGGTGCGTGTCCGCCCGCTCCACCCGCGCATGCAGCTCCACCATCGAGACGTCCACCGGCGGCAGCTCCACCGGCGGACGCGGCGCCGTCAAATACGCCGGCTGAATACACGAGGACAGATCGTTCGCCGCGGCGATTCGCTCGTTCCACGCCGGCAGCCCGAACCGCCGGCATAACGTGCGGATCACCGAGACGTGCTCGAGCTCCGTGCTCACCGCGCAACCCTTCCGCGTGAACGGCCCGGCCACGATCGAGGGGACGCGGAAGCCGAGCTGCCGGAACTCGGCCTCGTCGTCCTCCGTCGTCGGCGGAGAGACGTGGTCGAAGAACCCGCCGTGCTCGTCGTAGGTCAGGACGAACATGCACCGGCCCCATTGCGGGCTCTTGGCGAGCGCCGCGTAGACGCTCGCGATGAGCGCCTGCCCGAGCCGGATGTCGTGATCCGGGTGGTCGTCGTTCGCCCCGGCGCCGAAGAACTGCGGATCGATGAAGACCACGTTCGGCAGCGCGCCCGCCGCCGCGTCCTCGAAGAACTTTTCAATGCCCGAGAGCCCCGTCGTCTTGAGATACCCACCCGAGCACCACGCGACGTCGTGGAAATACACCCGGTGGCTGACCTTGGCCTCGTCGAGGTATTTGAAGATGCTGTCGTACCCGAGGACCGGCAGGTTGCCCTTTTGCCCCTTGCTCGTCCCGCCGTGCAGGTAAAACCGGTTCGGCCAGGTCGGCCCCATGACCGAGGCGAACCACCGGTCGCAGACGGCGTGCGCGTCGGCGAGCGCATACAGGGCCGGGAGCTGCTCCCGCACGTGATACCCCATCACGTCCGCCTGGGAAGAGCCCGCGTGCGCCAGGACGAACCCGTCGTTCTTGCCGCCGTTCCATTGCGCGTGCGAGGCGTCCCAGTTGTGCGGCGGATCTTCGGGCGTGAAATCGTCGAGCTTGAAGGCCCCGACCCAGGTCCCGTCCGGCGCCGGGTTCTTCTCCGTGCCGTCGAGGCCGATCACGTCGCGGCCCTCGATCGAGCGCAAGCTGCCGAGGTAATGGTCGAACGAACGATTCTCCATCATCAGGATCACGAACGTGTCGATCGGCGCGAGCAGCTCCTCGGGCGTGAGACCACCCGAGTCCGTGCAACTCTCGCCCGGATCCCCTCCGCCCGCGCCACCTTCACCGCCCATTCCCATTCCGCCCGCGCCGCCCGCGCCGCCCGCGCCCGCGCCGGACGCGCCGGCGCCCACGCCTGCGCCCCCGACGTCCGTCGCCGAAGCCTCGCCGCCACAACCCACGGCCGCCGCCGAGATCGCCGCGCCGAGGCCGAGGAGCACCCGCCTGCGCGCGACATCATGGTCATCACCGATCCGTCCGGACATGTCCGACCTCTCCGATAAGAATCCAGAAATCACGATAGACGAAACACGCGTCGATGTGCGCCGAAAGCGCAGCGGCGCCTGGTACGGCCCGTGCGAGGCGCGCGACCCGTGTCCCAGCCGGTCAGCCTCTTCGCTTCGCCGCGCCCAGCGGCTCTTCCTTTTTCGCTTTTTCCCGGGGGCGCGCCATGAGGCTCGATCACAAGCTCGAGCAGACGATCGGCGCGGCCTACCTCGTCGCCATCCTCGCCGCGCTCGTCATCGGCGGCGTGGCGAGCTTCGCCCTGCAATCGGTGATCGCGAGCCAGGACCGCGTCGAGGACATCTACGGCGCAGAGCTCATCGAGGTCGAGCGGCTACGCGCCTCCGCGATGGAGAAGTCCGCGCAGGGTCGAGCCTACCTGCTCACCAGCGACGCCGAGCTGCTCGAGGAGAGCTACGCGGCGCGGAAGGCGTTCGAGGCCCGGCTCGGCGTGTTGCTCGCGCGGGCCGAGGACCCGGCCGAGCGCGCGCGCCTCGAGCGCATCGCGGCCGCGCAGAAGGCCCACCACGAGGCCCTCGCGCGGGCGTTCGCGGTGCACCGCGCAGGCGGCAAGCCCGAGGACGTGGGCCGCGTCGTCGGGGCCGAGGTGATCCCGAAGCTCGGCGCGCTGGAGGTGGCGATCGGCGACTACGAGCTCTTCGTGGACTCGCGCCTCGAGGTCGCCCGCGACGGCGCCCGGCAGGCCGCGAGCCGCGCGTCGAGGCTCGTCGTGATCGTCGCCTGCGGCGCGGTGCTGCTCGCGGCGGGCCTCGGCGTGCTGCTGACGCGCACGATGCACCGGCTCTACCGCGCCGCCGAGGAGCGGCTCGCCCTCTTCGCGCGGGAGGAGCGCGCCCGCGCCGAGGCCGAAGCGGCGCGGCGCGACCTCGCCGAGACCGTCGAGCGGCTCTCGCGGGTCAACGCGGATCTCGACGCGTTCGCCGGCCGCATCGCCCACGATCTGCGGAACCTGCTCACGCCGATCTCGCTCGTGCCGCCCCGCCTCCGGCGCGCCGACGACAAGGAGGCGACCGAGCGGATCGCCGCCTCGCTCGAGCGCTCGGTGACGCGGGCAAACGCGGTGCTCGAGGGCCTGCTCGCGTTCTCACGGTCGAGCCGCCCCGACGACACGCGCCAGATGGCCTCGATGCGCGAGGTGATCGCGGAGGTCGCGGAGGAGCTCGCGCAGACGGCGACCGAGGTGCGCGCGGAGGTGACGATCCAGGTCGAGGACACACGCGTGGCGTGCTCGCCGGAGCTCTTGCACGTGGTGGTGCTCAACCTGCTCGGCAACGCGCTGAAGTACCTCGCAGGCCGCGAGGAGCGGCGCGTCGTGGTGCGCGCCTGCCGGACGGACGACGGGTTCGTGGAGCTCGCCGTCGAGGACACGGGCCCGGGCATCCCCGAGGGGGCCAAGGACCGCATCTTCGAGCCGTTTTACCGCGTCCCCGGCGTCCACGCGCCGGGCACCGGGATCGGCCTCGCCACGGTGCGTCGCATCGTGACCGCACACGAGGGCCGCATCGCGTGCGTGTCGGCGCTCGGCCGAGGGACGACGTTTCGGGTGTGGATGCCGTGTGCGGAGCGAAAGGGCCTGCCCCTCCCTCCTCGCCCCGCTCCTGCGGGGAGAGGGGCGCCGGAGGCCACCGCCCCCCTCCCCCGCGAGGGAGAGGGGCTCGGGGCGCGGGAATCATAAAAGTCGTAATAATACCGGGAAAAACCTCGAGGGCCTCGCGCCCTCGTGTTCGGCGCTCCCTGGACGAATCACCTCCTCCGCAGGAACTTGTCCACGATCCACCGCCACGCCGCGAGGAAACACGGCGGGATCCAGATCGGCATGAGCCTGCTCCGCCGCAGCCTCTTCCCGCCCGGCCGCATCCTCTCGACGAGCGCGAGCTTCTCCACGAAGCGCTTGCGCGCCAGCTTCACGCGCACGTGCGCGCCGCTCTTCTTGAGCCCGAG contains the following coding sequences:
- a CDS encoding alkaline phosphatase family protein, coding for MSGRIGDDHDVARRRVLLGLGAAISAAAVGCGGEASATDVGGAGVGAGASGAGAGGAGGAGGMGMGGEGGAGGGDPGESCTDSGGLTPEELLAPIDTFVILMMENRSFDHYLGSLRSIEGRDVIGLDGTEKNPAPDGTWVGAFKLDDFTPEDPPHNWDASHAQWNGGKNDGFVLAHAGSSQADVMGYHVREQLPALYALADAHAVCDRWFASVMGPTWPNRFYLHGGTSKGQKGNLPVLGYDSIFKYLDEAKVSHRVYFHDVAWCSGGYLKTTGLSGIEKFFEDAAAGALPNVVFIDPQFFGAGANDDHPDHDIRLGQALIASVYAALAKSPQWGRCMFVLTYDEHGGFFDHVSPPTTEDDEAEFRQLGFRVPSIVAGPFTRKGCAVSTELEHVSVIRTLCRRFGLPAWNERIAAANDLSSCIQPAYLTAPRPPVELPPVDVSMVELHARVERADTHPELREALDRGLIPRHLDRRGEGMVITKRVIEAGARLGVVRVRE
- a CDS encoding ATP-binding protein, with the protein product MRLDHKLEQTIGAAYLVAILAALVIGGVASFALQSVIASQDRVEDIYGAELIEVERLRASAMEKSAQGRAYLLTSDAELLEESYAARKAFEARLGVLLARAEDPAERARLERIAAAQKAHHEALARAFAVHRAGGKPEDVGRVVGAEVIPKLGALEVAIGDYELFVDSRLEVARDGARQAASRASRLVVIVACGAVLLAAGLGVLLTRTMHRLYRAAEERLALFAREERARAEAEAARRDLAETVERLSRVNADLDAFAGRIAHDLRNLLTPISLVPPRLRRADDKEATERIAASLERSVTRANAVLEGLLAFSRSSRPDDTRQMASMREVIAEVAEELAQTATEVRAEVTIQVEDTRVACSPELLHVVVLNLLGNALKYLAGREERRVVVRACRTDDGFVELAVEDTGPGIPEGAKDRIFEPFYRVPGVHAPGTGIGLATVRRIVTAHEGRIACVSALGRGTTFRVWMPCAERKGLPLPPRPAPAGRGAPEATAPLPREGEGLGARES